A DNA window from Jaculus jaculus isolate mJacJac1 chromosome 1, mJacJac1.mat.Y.cur, whole genome shotgun sequence contains the following coding sequences:
- the Golga2 gene encoding golgin subfamily A member 2 isoform X5, whose protein sequence is MWPPRFPPPRPGMSEETRQSKLAAAKKKLREYQQKNSPGIPAGGKKKKKIRTGDSPGRTTADDCQAPEDAPQNCAAPTSPTADDTMFLGVVPPPDADLPGKASPQNHDADSCSNLMEETKTFSSTESLRQLSQQLNGLVSESTSYINGEGLTSSNMKDLEKQQNQEALDQLEKEKKEYEQKLAKEQGALREQLQVHIQTIGILVSEKAELQTALGHTQQAAKQKAGESEDLASRLQSSRQRVGELERTLSAVSTQQKQADRYNKDLTKERDALKLELYKNNKNTEDLKQQNSELEEKLRVLVAEKAAAQCGVEELQKKLEMSELLLQQFSSQAEAPDSNQQLQQAMEERAQLEVHVNQLMESLKQLQMERDQYAENLRGESTMWQQKMQQMAEQVRTLREEKEHSQNQVQELETSLAELRSQMEEPSSAEPPAGPSEAEQRLQAEAEGLQRELELVAGQLHAQVRDNESLSRLNREQEERLLELERAAERWSEQDEERKQILESMQSDRTTISRALSQNRELKEQLAELQNGFVRLTNENMEMTSALQSEQHVKKELAKKLGQLQEKLGELKETVELKSQEAQSLQEQRDQYLAHLQQYAAAYQQCTATCEQLTSEKEALHKQFLQQTQLMDQLQHEEVQGKMAAEIARQELKEAQERLKATSQENQQLQAQLSLLALPGEVGEEVDKEEQEEESPQPHLTIPQDLDSQEAMVAFLKTALASAQEAQAQLRGQLREQKARCRHLAHLAAPAHREPEKEALVSESVSSGVSGESHQALQAAMEKLQSRFLEVMQEKVELKERVEELEHRCIQLSGETDTIGEYIALYQNQRAVLKARHLEKEEYISRLAQDKEEMKIKLLELQELVLRLVSERNEWQGKFLAAAQSPADVPTPGSSGPQELGVADQQGDFGEVSLADNAEPAQGEAAAASLPENPTAQQIMQLLREIQNPQECPGLGSNPCIPFFYRADENDEVKIMVV, encoded by the exons GCACCCCAAAACTGTGCTGCTCCCACATCACCAACTGCAGATGATACTATGTTTCTTGGTGTTGTCCCTCCCCCTGATGCTGATCTCCCTGGCAAGGCATCACCTCAG AACCATGATGCTGATAGTTGCTCTAATCTCATGGAAGAGACCAA GACTTTCTCATCAACTGAGAGCCTGCGACAACTCTCTCAACAGCTCAATGGTCTTGTGTCTGAG TCTACATCCTACATCAACGGGGAGGGCCTCACATCTTCTAACATGAAGGATCTTGAG AAACAACAGAACCAAGAGGCTCTGGATCAACTGGAAAAA gaaaagaaggaatatgAGCAGAAGTTGGCAAAGGAGCAAGGAGCTCTGAGGGAACAACTGCAG GTTCATATTCAGACCATAGGCATTCTGGTGTCTGAGAAGGCAGAATTACAGACAGCCCTGGGCCACACTCAGCAAGCAGCGAAGCAGAAAGCAG GAGAATCTGAAGATCTGGCCAGCCGCCTGCAGTCTTCCCGGCAGCGagtgggagagctggagagaactCTGTCTGCTGTCTCCACACAGCAGAAACAGGCGGACAGG TATAACAAGGACCTTACCAAAGAGCGAGATGCCCTCAAGCTGGAGCTGTATAAGAACaa CAAAAATACTGAGGACCTGAAGCAGCagaactcagaactggaagagaaACTTCGAGTCCTAGTAGCAGAGAAGGCAGCTGCACAGTGTGGAGTGGAGGAGCTGCAGAAGAAGTTGGAGATGTCTGAGCTGCTGCTGCAACAG TTTTCTAGCCAGGCTGAGGCCCCTGATAGTAACCAGCAGTTACAGCAGGCCATGGAGGAGCGGGCACAGCTGGAGGTACATGTGAACCAG CTGATGGAGTCACTGAAACAGCTACAGATGGAAAGAGACCAGTATGCGGAGAACCTGAGAGGAGAGAGCACCATGTGGCAGCAGAAAATGCAGCAAATGGCAGAGCAG GTGCGTACactgagggaggagaaggagcaTAGCCAGAATCAGGTGCAGGAGCTGGAGACCAGCTTGGCTGAATTGAGGAGCCAGATGG AGGAGCCATCGTCTGCAGAACCCCCGGCAGGGCCTTCTGAGGCAGAGCAGCGGCTGCAGGCAGAAGCAGAGGGGTTGCAAAGGGAGCTGGAGCTTGTGGCAGGACAGCTGCACGCCCAGGTGCGGGACAACGAGAGCCTGAGCCGCCTGAACCGGGAGCAGGAGGAGcggctgctggagctggagcggGCAGCAGAGCGCTGGAGTGAGCAGGACGAGGAACGCAAGCAGATCCTGGAGAGCATGCAGAGTGACCGCACCACCATCAGCCGTGCCCTGTCGCAGAACCGCGAGCTCAAAGAACAGCTGGCAGAGCTGCAGAATGGCTTCGTTAGGCTG ACCAACGAGAACATGGAGATGACCAGTGCATTGCAGTCAGAGCAGCATGTCAAGAAGGAACTAGCCAAGAAGCTAGGCCAGCTGCAGGAGAAGTTGGGAGAGCTGAAGGAGACG GTAGAGCTCAAGAGCCAAGAGGCCCAGAGTCTGCAGGAGCAGCGAGACCAGTACCTGGCCCACCTGCAGCAGTACGCGGCAGCCTATCAGCAGTGCACGGCCACCTGTGAGCAGCTGACCTCTGAGAAGGAGGCTCTGCACAAGCAGTTTCTGCAGCAGACCCAGCTCATGGACCAGCTGCAGCATGAGGAGGTGCAGGGAAAGATGGCGGCTGAGATAGCCCGCCAGGAGCTTAAGGAGGCCCAG GAGCGCCTGAAAGCCACTAGCCAAGAGAACCAGCAGCTACAGGCTCAGCTGAGCCTTCTGGCTCTCCCTGGAGAAG TAGGAGAAGAAGTGGACAAGGAGGAACAGGAAGAGGAGTCACCCCAGCCCCATCTGACCATCCCACAAGACCTGGACAGCCAAGAGGCCATG GTGGCATTCTTGAAGACCGCTTTAGCCAGTGCCCAGGAAGCACAGGCTCAGTTACGAGGGCAGCTGAGGGAACAGAAGGCACGCTGCCGGCACCTGGCTCACTTAGCAGCCCCAGCCCATCGCGAGCCTGAAAAGGAGGCCTTGGTCTCTGAGAGTGTGAGCAGTGGTGTGTCTGGGGAGAGTCACCAGGCCCTCCAGGCTGCCATGGAGAAGCTGCAG AGCCGCTTCCTAGAGGTCATGCAGGAGAAAGTGGAGCTCAAGGAGCGGGTAGAGGAACTGGAACATCGCTGTATCCAGCTCTCTGGAGAGACAGACACCATAG GAGAGTACATTGCCCTTTACCAAAACCAGAGGGCAGTGCTGAAGGCACGGCACCTGGAAAAGGAGGAGTATATCAGCCGGCTGGCCCAGGACAAGGAGGAGATGAAG ATAAAGCTGCTGGAACTTCAGGAGCTGGTGTTGAGGCTTGTAAGTGAGCGGAATGAGTGGCAGGGCAAGTTCCTGGCAGCAGCCCAGAGCCCTGCTGATGTTCCTACCCCAGGGTCCTCCGGCCCCCAGGAACTTGGAGTTGCTGACCAGCAGGGTG ATTTTGGCGAGGTGAGCCTTGCTGACAATGCAGAGCCTGCACAAGGAGAGGCTGCAGCGGCCTCTCTCCCCGAGAATCCCACTGCCCAGCAGATCATGCAGCTGTTGCGTGAGATCCAGAACCCCCAGGAGTGCCCAGGCTTGGGCAGCAACCCCTGCATCCCTTTCTTCTACCGTGCCGACGAGAATGATGAAGTGAAGATTATGGTTGTCTGA
- the Golga2 gene encoding golgin subfamily A member 2 isoform X4, with protein MWPPRFPPPRPGMSEETRQSKLAAAKKKLREYQQKNSPGIPAGGKKKKKIRTGDSPGRTTADDCQAPEDIQDILKVLVSDLNHSNGVALPPLDKRKAPQNCAAPTSPTADDTMFLGVVPPPDADLPGKASPQNHDADSCSNLMEETKTFSSTESLRQLSQQLNGLVSESTSYINGEGLTSSNMKDLEKQQNQEALDQLEKEKKEYEQKLAKEQGALREQLQVHIQTIGILVSEKAELQTALGHTQQAAKQKAGESEDLASRLQSSRQRVGELERTLSAVSTQQKQADRYNKDLTKERDALKLELYKNNKNTEDLKQQNSELEEKLRVLVAEKAAAQCGVEELQKKLEMSELLLQQFSSQAEAPDSNQQLQQAMEERAQLEVHVNQLMESLKQLQMERDQYAENLRGESTMWQQKMQQMAEQVRTLREEKEHSQNQVQELETSLAELRSQMEEPSSAEPPAGPSEAEQRLQAEAEGLQRELELVAGQLHAQVRDNESLSRLNREQEERLLELERAAERWSEQDEERKQILESMQSDRTTISRALSQNRELKEQLAELQNGFVRLTNENMEMTSALQSEQHVKKELAKKLGQLQEKLGELKETVELKSQEAQSLQEQRDQYLAHLQQYAAAYQQCTATCEQLTSEKEALHKQFLQQTQLMDQLQHEEVQGKMAAEIARQELKEAQERLKATSQENQQLQAQLSLLALPGEVGEEVDKEEQEEESPQPHLTIPQDLDSQEAMVAFLKTALASAQEAQAQLRGQLREQKARCRHLAHLAAPAHREPEKEALVSESVSSGVSGESHQALQAAMEKLQSRFLEVMQEKVELKERVEELEHRCIQLSGETDTIGEYIALYQNQRAVLKARHLEKEEYISRLAQDKEEMKIKLLELQELVLRLVSERNEWQGKFLAAAQSPADVPTPGSSGPQELGVADQQGDFGEVSLADNAEPAQGEAAAASLPENPTAQQIMQLLREIQNPQECPGLGSNPCIPFFYRADENDEVKIMVV; from the exons GCACCCCAAAACTGTGCTGCTCCCACATCACCAACTGCAGATGATACTATGTTTCTTGGTGTTGTCCCTCCCCCTGATGCTGATCTCCCTGGCAAGGCATCACCTCAG AACCATGATGCTGATAGTTGCTCTAATCTCATGGAAGAGACCAA GACTTTCTCATCAACTGAGAGCCTGCGACAACTCTCTCAACAGCTCAATGGTCTTGTGTCTGAG TCTACATCCTACATCAACGGGGAGGGCCTCACATCTTCTAACATGAAGGATCTTGAG AAACAACAGAACCAAGAGGCTCTGGATCAACTGGAAAAA gaaaagaaggaatatgAGCAGAAGTTGGCAAAGGAGCAAGGAGCTCTGAGGGAACAACTGCAG GTTCATATTCAGACCATAGGCATTCTGGTGTCTGAGAAGGCAGAATTACAGACAGCCCTGGGCCACACTCAGCAAGCAGCGAAGCAGAAAGCAG GAGAATCTGAAGATCTGGCCAGCCGCCTGCAGTCTTCCCGGCAGCGagtgggagagctggagagaactCTGTCTGCTGTCTCCACACAGCAGAAACAGGCGGACAGG TATAACAAGGACCTTACCAAAGAGCGAGATGCCCTCAAGCTGGAGCTGTATAAGAACaa CAAAAATACTGAGGACCTGAAGCAGCagaactcagaactggaagagaaACTTCGAGTCCTAGTAGCAGAGAAGGCAGCTGCACAGTGTGGAGTGGAGGAGCTGCAGAAGAAGTTGGAGATGTCTGAGCTGCTGCTGCAACAG TTTTCTAGCCAGGCTGAGGCCCCTGATAGTAACCAGCAGTTACAGCAGGCCATGGAGGAGCGGGCACAGCTGGAGGTACATGTGAACCAG CTGATGGAGTCACTGAAACAGCTACAGATGGAAAGAGACCAGTATGCGGAGAACCTGAGAGGAGAGAGCACCATGTGGCAGCAGAAAATGCAGCAAATGGCAGAGCAG GTGCGTACactgagggaggagaaggagcaTAGCCAGAATCAGGTGCAGGAGCTGGAGACCAGCTTGGCTGAATTGAGGAGCCAGATGG AGGAGCCATCGTCTGCAGAACCCCCGGCAGGGCCTTCTGAGGCAGAGCAGCGGCTGCAGGCAGAAGCAGAGGGGTTGCAAAGGGAGCTGGAGCTTGTGGCAGGACAGCTGCACGCCCAGGTGCGGGACAACGAGAGCCTGAGCCGCCTGAACCGGGAGCAGGAGGAGcggctgctggagctggagcggGCAGCAGAGCGCTGGAGTGAGCAGGACGAGGAACGCAAGCAGATCCTGGAGAGCATGCAGAGTGACCGCACCACCATCAGCCGTGCCCTGTCGCAGAACCGCGAGCTCAAAGAACAGCTGGCAGAGCTGCAGAATGGCTTCGTTAGGCTG ACCAACGAGAACATGGAGATGACCAGTGCATTGCAGTCAGAGCAGCATGTCAAGAAGGAACTAGCCAAGAAGCTAGGCCAGCTGCAGGAGAAGTTGGGAGAGCTGAAGGAGACG GTAGAGCTCAAGAGCCAAGAGGCCCAGAGTCTGCAGGAGCAGCGAGACCAGTACCTGGCCCACCTGCAGCAGTACGCGGCAGCCTATCAGCAGTGCACGGCCACCTGTGAGCAGCTGACCTCTGAGAAGGAGGCTCTGCACAAGCAGTTTCTGCAGCAGACCCAGCTCATGGACCAGCTGCAGCATGAGGAGGTGCAGGGAAAGATGGCGGCTGAGATAGCCCGCCAGGAGCTTAAGGAGGCCCAG GAGCGCCTGAAAGCCACTAGCCAAGAGAACCAGCAGCTACAGGCTCAGCTGAGCCTTCTGGCTCTCCCTGGAGAAG TAGGAGAAGAAGTGGACAAGGAGGAACAGGAAGAGGAGTCACCCCAGCCCCATCTGACCATCCCACAAGACCTGGACAGCCAAGAGGCCATG GTGGCATTCTTGAAGACCGCTTTAGCCAGTGCCCAGGAAGCACAGGCTCAGTTACGAGGGCAGCTGAGGGAACAGAAGGCACGCTGCCGGCACCTGGCTCACTTAGCAGCCCCAGCCCATCGCGAGCCTGAAAAGGAGGCCTTGGTCTCTGAGAGTGTGAGCAGTGGTGTGTCTGGGGAGAGTCACCAGGCCCTCCAGGCTGCCATGGAGAAGCTGCAG AGCCGCTTCCTAGAGGTCATGCAGGAGAAAGTGGAGCTCAAGGAGCGGGTAGAGGAACTGGAACATCGCTGTATCCAGCTCTCTGGAGAGACAGACACCATAG GAGAGTACATTGCCCTTTACCAAAACCAGAGGGCAGTGCTGAAGGCACGGCACCTGGAAAAGGAGGAGTATATCAGCCGGCTGGCCCAGGACAAGGAGGAGATGAAG ATAAAGCTGCTGGAACTTCAGGAGCTGGTGTTGAGGCTTGTAAGTGAGCGGAATGAGTGGCAGGGCAAGTTCCTGGCAGCAGCCCAGAGCCCTGCTGATGTTCCTACCCCAGGGTCCTCCGGCCCCCAGGAACTTGGAGTTGCTGACCAGCAGGGTG ATTTTGGCGAGGTGAGCCTTGCTGACAATGCAGAGCCTGCACAAGGAGAGGCTGCAGCGGCCTCTCTCCCCGAGAATCCCACTGCCCAGCAGATCATGCAGCTGTTGCGTGAGATCCAGAACCCCCAGGAGTGCCCAGGCTTGGGCAGCAACCCCTGCATCCCTTTCTTCTACCGTGCCGACGAGAATGATGAAGTGAAGATTATGGTTGTCTGA